ACCAGCCAAAGGCAAAATATGGGTACTATTTATGAGTTTTGCAGGTGAATAATCAAGGGCCACACTAGGTAGGTGAATAATAAATGGAGATAGGGCAGTGGGGGTGTTATATTACACCTGTCATCAGCATGTTCAACCCTTACAAACAGAGCACTTTAGATCGGCTACGAACCCATTTTCAGTTTGTAGACACAACTGACAAcaacaaatacttcgttaccttacttaaaggagcttgaggccggattgtggcaggatttatgaaaaaaatccgtatacattttaagttttctagtaataatgtcagatgaagcgttccaaacccaaaagaatgagtcctctagtgtatctctcctttgccttgaacaggctgtgtgctgcaaaatgtgctgcaattcggtcccgaatttcccgcgctgggctgcggatgtgacgtcacatgacgctgcatgtgcgttctccccgttctcccgtgccagcttcactgttggctgcagtacccccaacggccgtcgtggtgaagggtggcgctagagagtctcatttcttaaaaggagcctcatgctcctttaagtagaaatgttggttatctatacttcactggagtaattatttttcagtcgaatttttacttttattccttacattttcacacaatcatctgtactttttaatccttacattttaaaagcagcctcgttactctatttcatttcggcctttataaaaaaactatccagttaaattgctccatccggatagagtgaatttggttgtggttgtttcagatgttcttgtccagttttgttcttacatccgttccctcagattcctgcaactaaacttggatgttcattccaataaatgttaggataaatgataacatgcctctgaagtttgactttttgcaccattacacttataggcaactagtcatcatatctcctgctctctgaaacacatgttaatgctcaatagtacacatatatggttcttttatatatttgcattatactaaaatgcattcattttcaatggcttttgtccttaatggatttttcccccttacattacttttacttttatactttaagtagttttgaaaccagtacttttatacttttacttgagtaaaaaacttgagttgatacttcaacttctacaagagtatttttaaactctagtatctatacttctacctgagtaatgaatacttttgacacctctggccaaGAGCATTTAGAATTGATGATCCAGTTGCACATacagtatttttttcattatttgctCTTGTGGCTGCTATGTATTCTCTCCTGATCTCACTAGCTTGTATCATACAACCATTCATTTATGATAAAACATTCACGTATTAACAGTCCTGTGAAAAACAACATGGAGAGAGAACTGCAAGTGCTGCTGACTTTGTTATCCTTGTTGTCAGCTCTTACACAGTTaaagcctgcattttaaaatactgCAACTACCAATTTGAGGAGAAGGAGAGCCATTTTGAGACCAATCTACCTCAAAAATAATCTTCAGTAGAGCATGGATGGAGAAGGAGTTGAAACACAAATGTGCACAGAGATTGATTTAGTTTTAAAACAGAACTACACTAACGTGGATGTAGCCTCAGCTAATTTCAACAATTTCAAGAGACTTgaaactcaaaaacaaaagcattAACTCACTCCCCACTGGTACTTAAACAGGCAATACATTTTAGCAAAATTTTGATTTAATGACTTTACTTTTTCACAATTAACCAGGGGTTTTTGACCATTTACCTTGAAAACTCAACTCCCTAATATGAATTTAGCATGAAGAAATGTGGCTTTTTTGCCATTATGTATGCCAGGTTTTACAGGCTACACACTAATTAAGTTAAAAACCACTGACAGGAAAAATGAATAATGCTTTGTCAGAAAAACCTTGAGCCCTAGCATGTATAAGAATATTATCCTGAAACCCACTTAAGCATTCATGCAGGCCGAAGGCATGCCCCAATCTTTTATAAGAAATAACCACTCAATGATTTCATAGTATAGTAAAGTTGATATATTTGGGATAATAGAAATCTTTGGAGGGCAAAAGTCTACAGTTTCCAAGATCACCACAGGCCAAATTAATTTGTGATGGGTATTTTTCACTATTGTTTGTCTTTCACAAATGATCACAGACAGCAGAGGAAAATAAAGTCCAACAATATCAGTTTGTTCAGAATTTTTGCTTGTACAATCCAACTTCATCCAGACAAGAAaacaactaccgtattttctggactataagccgcacctgcatccgctctatttttaaaaaaataattttaaaaagatatacaagccgcacctgcatacaagccgcatccgctctatttaaagaaaaaaaagatatgcaagctgcagatatttatgttgttagattagatacttactacatgtacagaaggattttgaactgtaaatgatgtacatgtttgtacctaaatagatcctttcctaacagtgtcttttaacacggcagcaactttactgattaaaacgggacagaaccaagagaaaataaccagtatttatttatctattcatctgtttgaaatctgcttctacctacttctatctgctaaagaagaagtagcgtattcttctttgcatttatttagtcttagttttgattctaattccggttagagcgccccgagcggtggaagaaaaatccacagaatagccgcatctttgtataagccgcatggttgaaaacctatgaaaaaagtagcggcttatagtccagaaaatacggtagtcttACTGTAAACTCAACCTTACCTTGCCATGTTTGTGGTGCCCATGCTTATGTGctttcttcatctttttcttcatcttcttATGGGCTTTGTGTCCAACCAAACCCACTCCTATTCCTGCCAACCCCCCAGCCAATCCCCCAGCTAATGGTCCAGTCATGGGACCAAGCCCATGAGAATTTCCTTTGTGGTCGCCTTTTTTGTGACCCCCTTTAGGAGATTTTGGGTATGGACCTGGGTGAGCCCCTGCAGGAGGAACCCCCGGATATCCACCTGGAGCCATGGGGTATGGTTGGGCTCCAGGGGCTCCGTAAGGCATCAGCCCTGGAGGAACACCCGTTCCCATGGCTGGATTCACACCAGCTGGATATGGACCTGCTGGGTATGGACCTGCTGGGTATTGAACTGCTGGGTATCCTGGGACAGAAGGCTGAGGAAAGACTCCTCCTGGAGGATATGCAGGGTTGTGGCCAGGAGGGTAGGCAGGGTTTGCTGGACCCattggaggaacaggaggaccTGATACAGGCAAAAGAACACATACATGTCTTATTGGTCAAAAAACCTTTCCATGAAAGTATTTGCAAAATGTATCATAAAATATCAGAATGATGCACAGTTTATGTCTGAACCCTTACCTTGATTGGGCCACATGGTTCTTTTATTATCTTGATCAGATCAGGACTTCAGGTCTCATACACAATCCTgggaaacaaagtcaaaatcaatggcaaggcaaggccaggcaagtttatttatatagcacaattcaacacaaggtaattcaaagtgctttacatcaacattaaaagcggcaagacataattggacagtaaataacaaataaaatgaaataaaattatgagaaaagaaggtaaaataataaaaacgaaagttgctgaaaactaagggcagtagtgtaccacaggtacacatctcatttgcggttttcagaaagtatttaatttaagagtacgcttaaataccaaataaatgaaataaaatgataagaaaagaggtaaaataataaaaagcacaagttgttaaaagtaagggcagtagagtacaggtaagtatttaatttaggagtacgcttcagtaaactgtaatgtttttaggcctgatttaaaaggAGCAATGTAAACATGATGATTGCATGAAAGCTTAAACTGTCTTTATAAACTACtataaaatgtaaattaattTTGTGTTATCTCATTGAACACTATATATGGCTCAACTATTCATGTGGCCTTCAAAATTATGTTAATAGTGTCTAAACACTACTGGAGATCATGTCCATTGATgtatatgtattgtttttaatctatttcctcctttttttttatctgtttctatgttttaaaactttttatAAACCAAttataacacttttgaaaacacaaatatttagCAGCATAAACTCATGTCAGATTCCTGAAAAACAATGACACTCCCAGCAGCTGTCACTTCTGCATCACAGATAAATCAGAGCCAaagaatatatatatctgtatatgtatataatctGACAGTTTTAGACCCGTGGCTAATAATAACTGTGGGATTTCTTAGGCTTACCTGAGAAACTTTCTTCTGTTTGTGTGAAGTTTGTCAGGAATTCAGATCTCCAGGCTTCTCTTCCGCATTGAGCTTTGGCAAAGTGCAACAGGAAGCCACGCCTTATCTTAAAGGGGACACACAATTGTGTACGTCACggctcaagcctgaattatggttctgcgttaaatcgacgcagagcctacggcgtagggtacgcggcgacgcgcaccgtacggcgcgcgtcgccgcgtacccaacgccgtaggctatgcgtcgatttaacgcggaaccataaatcagcctttaatgtTCAGATGAATGTTGTTCGACCAGTTTCTACGgcacaaaagaaaatcacaatgtTGTATTCTCCAACAATTACCAGTCATGTTTTTTTAAGAGGGTGGGCTCGGGTGGAGAAAGGAAACCGTTTCATCTGTCATAATCATCCATTACGTCATGAATGTGGTGTAACCACATAATAAACATACTAGTCATTGATTCAGTAGGTCATTGAAATACATGTTTGTACACATTATCTAATCTCacctgcattaaaaaaaaatcagtgaatAAGAGTTTTGAAAAGAACTATTTTCACAACATTCATATCAAACAGGTCTAGCAAAGTTgtatttaaaaggcaaaaacaatgtTTAACAGCACTGATACAGTTTTACACCTTATCAtaggaaataaaataagataaaataaaatggaaacaaaataaaacagtaacacTTTGTTTATGACATGAACAAAGGTTCTTTTCCATTCTTGTCTCTCATTAGGAtaaccaaaaccaaaacagtgATGATGTTGTATATACATTGAATACGTATATAACTAGTTTTAATAATGTCTACTTTGAAAAAAGGCATGCCACTTGTGGTGTAACTACTTGTTTTAGATATAACCTTTGAATTCACTTTAGtgaaatacaaacataaaaccatCCACTTAGAAAAATAAGTTGTATTGTAAATAgctttacaaatatttaaaaggaCAGTTAATGTTTTTGACATATTGCAAGTCAAGTGGAAAGGGAAAGACATCTTGGAAAGTAAAATAAGAAGTGACTAATCTGTTCCTTATAATGTCAATCAGACATACAGGTCACAGTCACATGTCTTCACAGTCATCTGTATTGATTCAGCACTCAAAAGAATGCAACatttcagaaatattaaaaaccATTACTGTAAAGAATTGTTGTTTAGACCTGCCGGGAAGCTGTCATGGTGAAGACAGATTTTTATTTCTCAAATGTACATGCCTTTGACCCACAGTTTTGAAAAGACATTGACATACTGACTAGGTCTGTTTtcgattgttattttattcttcttgtaaagcaccatgtgttgcattcctAATGTATgaatggtgctatataaataaataaagtttgagtttgagtttgaggtAAATTAGAATTTGATTTAAAGTCAATGCTAGCCAaagcatttttaattgttaatatcacagatttaaatatgttatatgtacatgtgcttagatttatttttttcagtgtgtaTTGGATAAACACATGCGTGCTCGTGCCCGTGCAGCTACGTAAGGCTGCAGGACACGCGCACCCAATTGTCTGTAATTGAACGTGAACCTGCGCATGCGTGGAAACACCAAACTTTGCGCCAAAAGCAAAAACGTGGGAACGTCAAACTTTGGCTGTTCGCTTCGTCCTCGTCAAATTGTACAAAAGATGGTAAAACAATTTATAGCAATAGTAATTAACCCTATCCAAATATTGTAaacgttttttaaattgaaattgCATATGTTTGTGATAGTTTACCGGTGTAtgtattgaatgaatgaacatgtGCTTGCAGGCGCAGCTCGTTGTCGGACTGCACTTTCTCACCAGGGAGCTCGCTGATGTTTTTGAGGAGGATTCTGAAAGCGATGTGACATTTTACGGCTTTTCTGACACTGAAATCGGAGAAACGGtaggtttgaaaaaaaaaaagaaaaatatagcaACTTTGGTATGTAGTTGAATCAAGATTTTCACCCTTTCATCAGCCTGTACTGCATTGATTAATAGATTATTATTTCCATCCATCAGAATTCAGATTTTGAACATGCGGtaggtttaaaaataaaaaaatctagcAACTTTTGTAGGCTATGTAGTTCAGGGGTGTCggaatgttttagatgtgtcccttttttagcGAACCgcgatacaaggagctgtgtcatcaacagaactgtccagacttgatgacaagctggtgatgattaattagaatcaggtgtgttaaagcagtgacacacaggggcgtcaattgggtatgaaggtacggcagccgccacaccttggcttcaggggaaaatgtaaatgtatgttttttaaatacatttatggaattaccctgtgtctatttgtatttattattctattatttaatacatataaaataactacaaatgcaaatcagaacaacatatcactagttattatatactgcaaaaactcaaaatcttaacaagaatatttgtcttatttctagtttcaATGTCTGAAttgtagtcaaaaaaaatctcattacatttaagatttcacctgtttcaagtagatttttacttaaaataagtggaaatatctgccagatttttttgcttgtaatgagaagataaatcttgtcccactggcagatttttgtacttatttcaagtgaaaatttacttgaaacaggtgaaaatggtcaaataagttatttttctggtgatgactcttgttttaagtgtaatgcgattttttgactaaaaatgagacattttaactagaaataagacatattcctggtaagatttagagtttttgcagtgagcgagactgcacttgaaaaagttcaaattttcttgaccacacagattagctacatagacttctgtgatgagtatttgctggacgtgttgattgatactctagttaagttctgtgactcg
This genomic window from Cololabis saira isolate AMF1-May2022 chromosome 8, fColSai1.1, whole genome shotgun sequence contains:
- the prr13 gene encoding proline rich 13 isoform X1; amino-acid sequence: MWPNQGPPVPPMGPANPAYPPGHNPAYPPGGVFPQPSVPGYPAVQYPAGPYPAGPYPAGVNPAMGTGVPPGLMPYGAPGAQPYPMAPGGYPGVPPAGAHPGPYPKSPKGGHKKGDHKGNSHGLGPMTGPLAGGLAGGLAGIGVGLVGHKAHKKMKKKMKKAHKHGHHKHGKSSSSSSSSSSSSD
- the prr13 gene encoding proline rich 13 isoform X2, producing the protein MWPNQGPPVPPMGPANPAYPPGHNPAYPPGGVFPQPSVPGYPAVQYPAGPYPAGPYPAGVNPAMGTGVPPGLMPYGAPGAQPYPMAPGGYPGVPPAGAHPGPYPKSPKGGHKKGDHKGNSHGLGPMTGPLAGGLAGGLAGIGVGLVGHKAHKKMKKKMKKAHKHGHHKHGKVSSSSSSSSSSD